In Bdellovibrio svalbardensis, a single genomic region encodes these proteins:
- a CDS encoding NADH:flavin oxidoreductase/NADH oxidase, giving the protein MNAQLFSPLKLRDITFKNRIAVSPMCMYSAENGVPNSWHMVHLGSRAVGGAGLIVVEATGVSPEGRISPGCLGLWNDQQMEAFKPIVSFMKEQGSVAGIQLAHAGRKASHSVSWKGSRALSAQEGGWQVQAPSAIPYSEQSLLPKEMNSDDILQLIEDFCASTQRALNAGFQVIELHMAHGYLMHEFLSPLSNHRQDEYGGSLENRMRLPLKLVEEVRKILPMELPLLVRISATDWAEGGWDLPQSIEFAKELKKRGVDLVDCSSGGNVPHQKIAVGPHYQVPFAEAIKQSAGIPTGAVGLITDPLSAEEILKSGKADLIFLARELLRDPYWPLHAAKKLGVDIAWPLQYERAK; this is encoded by the coding sequence ATGAACGCCCAGCTCTTCTCTCCTCTCAAACTTCGCGACATCACCTTTAAAAATCGCATCGCCGTTTCACCCATGTGCATGTATTCAGCAGAAAATGGCGTGCCGAACTCCTGGCATATGGTTCATTTGGGCAGCCGTGCCGTCGGTGGTGCGGGCCTGATCGTGGTTGAAGCAACGGGAGTTTCCCCTGAAGGGCGCATCAGCCCTGGCTGCCTCGGACTTTGGAACGATCAACAGATGGAAGCCTTCAAACCCATCGTATCTTTCATGAAAGAACAAGGCTCAGTTGCGGGGATCCAACTGGCTCATGCCGGAAGAAAGGCCTCTCATTCGGTCTCGTGGAAAGGCAGCCGCGCACTTTCTGCTCAAGAAGGAGGCTGGCAGGTTCAAGCTCCCAGTGCGATCCCCTATTCCGAGCAAAGCCTCCTACCCAAAGAAATGAACAGCGACGATATTCTGCAACTGATCGAAGACTTCTGCGCCTCCACTCAACGGGCACTCAACGCCGGTTTTCAAGTGATCGAACTGCATATGGCCCACGGATATTTGATGCATGAATTCTTGTCGCCCCTTTCCAATCATCGTCAGGATGAATACGGAGGGTCCTTGGAAAATCGCATGCGCCTGCCTTTAAAACTCGTCGAGGAAGTTCGTAAAATCCTCCCGATGGAGTTGCCTCTGCTTGTTCGCATTTCCGCAACCGATTGGGCGGAGGGAGGCTGGGATCTTCCGCAAAGCATTGAGTTCGCCAAAGAACTCAAAAAACGCGGAGTTGATCTGGTGGATTGTTCCTCCGGTGGCAATGTTCCCCACCAAAAAATTGCTGTCGGCCCTCACTATCAAGTGCCTTTTGCTGAGGCCATTAAACAATCTGCCGGAATTCCGACCGGTGCGGTGGGTTTAATTACCGACCCTCTTTCCGCAGAAGAAATTCTTAAGTCTGGAAAGGCTGACCTCATCTTTTTGGCCCGAGAACTTCTACGCGACCCTTACTGGCCTTTACACGCGGCAAAAAAATTGGGCGTGGATATCGCCTGGCCGCTCCAATATGAGAGAGCTAAATAG
- the mtgA gene encoding monofunctional biosynthetic peptidoglycan transglycosylase codes for MKNPWIRLGRFIFTAFFVFFLGSVGSVLFYRFAPVMVTPLMVLRSVQSLWGPELVGIHKDWVPLAEIAPSMQKAVLKAEDARFFEHNGFDYEAIEKAMKYNKTHKKIKGASTISQQTAKNVFLWPNRDWIRKGMEAYFTVLIEFIWPKERIMEVYLNVIEMGPGVYGVEAASQRYFKRSAKNITAAQASLIAAVLPNPRKFRIDRPSSYVVKRQYRILYRVSPPLPAMATKDDKASLLDFFDLKFDNDDEE; via the coding sequence ATGAAAAACCCTTGGATCCGGCTTGGCCGCTTTATTTTTACCGCCTTCTTTGTCTTCTTTTTAGGCAGTGTCGGATCCGTTCTGTTTTATCGTTTTGCCCCGGTGATGGTGACTCCCTTAATGGTCCTTCGCTCCGTGCAGTCCTTGTGGGGGCCCGAACTGGTGGGGATTCATAAAGACTGGGTGCCTTTGGCTGAGATTGCACCCTCAATGCAAAAGGCTGTTTTGAAGGCCGAAGATGCACGTTTCTTTGAGCACAATGGTTTTGACTATGAAGCCATTGAAAAAGCCATGAAGTACAACAAGACCCATAAAAAAATAAAAGGGGCGAGTACGATTTCGCAGCAAACGGCGAAGAATGTTTTCCTGTGGCCGAATCGAGATTGGATCCGCAAGGGGATGGAAGCCTATTTTACCGTCCTGATTGAGTTCATCTGGCCTAAAGAGCGCATCATGGAGGTCTATCTCAACGTCATCGAAATGGGCCCCGGCGTTTACGGAGTCGAAGCGGCATCGCAGAGATACTTTAAGAGAAGTGCTAAAAACATCACTGCGGCTCAAGCCTCATTAATTGCCGCAGTTCTGCCGAACCCACGTAAATTCAGAATTGATCGTCCTTCAAGTTACGTCGTAAAGCGCCAATACCGTATTCTCTACCGGGTCAGTCCACCGCTGCCGGCAATGGCAACCAAAGACGACAAGGCTTCTTTGCTGGATTTCTTCGACCTTAAATTCGACAACGACGACGAAGAGTAA
- a CDS encoding VOC family protein, with protein MMTKKPFMNFTIDHTTMLFHPKLYILTYAVFRIIFGTTPDDLLYEKKRKGKNGEKDVSMTYATKVGSWEPKEKDPLPTIFAIVQPSEPANEPSHVRQMLDGHENVAHVQHLALRTPDLIGFYEHCLERGVQFVTPILKDDHENLIQVFSGEWFLPGGKPSGFFFEFLQRDPSDDELAHIQKANKQTWFRDETFLGLYAEKEREYQSGNVRSFLSTELFNAIIERIGDKQVYEITEADLADVEKIMIDVTAKAKAKKA; from the coding sequence ATGATGACTAAGAAGCCATTTATGAATTTCACCATCGATCATACGACGATGTTGTTTCACCCAAAACTTTACATTCTGACTTATGCGGTTTTCCGTATTATTTTTGGTACGACTCCTGATGATCTTCTTTATGAAAAAAAGCGTAAAGGCAAAAACGGTGAAAAAGACGTTTCTATGACTTACGCTACGAAGGTGGGATCTTGGGAACCGAAAGAGAAAGATCCACTTCCGACGATCTTTGCGATCGTTCAACCTTCTGAGCCAGCTAATGAGCCTTCTCATGTTCGTCAAATGCTTGATGGCCATGAGAACGTGGCGCATGTTCAGCATTTGGCATTGCGCACTCCAGACTTGATTGGCTTCTATGAGCACTGCCTTGAGCGCGGTGTTCAGTTCGTGACTCCGATTTTGAAAGACGATCACGAGAATTTGATTCAAGTTTTCTCTGGTGAGTGGTTCTTGCCGGGTGGAAAACCATCTGGTTTCTTCTTTGAATTCTTGCAACGTGACCCAAGCGATGACGAATTGGCGCACATTCAAAAAGCCAATAAGCAAACTTGGTTCCGCGATGAAACATTCTTGGGTCTTTATGCTGAAAAAGAGCGTGAGTACCAATCAGGAAATGTTCGTTCATTCCTTTCAACTGAATTGTTTAATGCGATCATTGAAAGAATTGGTGACAAACAAGTTTATGAAATCACTGAAGCTGACTTGGCTGATGTTGAAAAAATCATGATTGATGTCACTGCGAAAGCAAAAGCCAAAAAGGCTTAA
- a CDS encoding CsbD family protein, translating to MNKDTVGGDWKILKGKIKTAWGKLTDDEIDSLKGDMTKLEGQIQKAYGLSKEEATKKFNEFKNKLSASDTSSEEKINKTSYASDVNQPKPRKPDAQH from the coding sequence ATGAACAAGGATACCGTAGGCGGTGACTGGAAGATTCTCAAAGGCAAAATTAAAACAGCCTGGGGAAAACTCACCGACGATGAAATTGATTCCCTTAAAGGTGATATGACTAAACTTGAAGGCCAAATTCAAAAGGCTTATGGATTGTCAAAAGAGGAAGCGACCAAAAAATTTAATGAATTTAAAAATAAATTGAGCGCCAGCGATACTTCTAGCGAGGAGAAAATTAACAAAACTAGTTATGCTAGCGATGTGAATCAACCCAAACCTAGAAAACCTGATGCTCAACATTGA
- a CDS encoding c-type cytochrome: MSSGFKTISVILFVLGSSVSATADIVDWSPSARIPEQGRANILNLDQGQLEQYRDAGLIHAQIYPVTVTGVLPPLQPVRNFIEDRSWNPLKELLNKVIRNITGFTSFDGFLSRLGLHKYPKATDAGVYAVPYPEGSRPDYRMGFGVIERGGAQGFTFSCAACHSSELFGKTVLGLTNRFPRANEFFVKAKKITGYYNSWFFQHWTGASQSEAALMDEAVRNLGRVEVKNPIMVGLDTSLAQVALSLNRRQQDAYATPSPALERNPRKDPFLDDYPADSKPAVWWNLKYKNRWLSDGSVISGNPIFTNIIWNEVGRGADLRVLENWLSQNQQVVDELTAAVFSAEAPRITDFFPAERIDVGRAKIGEQIFNNTCAQCHGVYEKAWSLPGSETWPKEMQLRTTKVIPRRDTPVEEVGTDPYRRLGMKSLEQLNNLSISRKNGIVIQAQPGYVPPPLVGIWARWPYMHNNSIPSLCAVLTPAKQRPQVYYAGEARDKEKDFDFECNGYPLGPKTPAAWKEDDFLYVTTRRGMSNAGHDEGIFLEQGREILSVQDKKDLIQYLQTL; the protein is encoded by the coding sequence ATGTCTAGTGGATTTAAAACGATTTCAGTCATTTTATTTGTTCTTGGTTCTTCAGTCTCCGCGACTGCGGACATTGTTGATTGGAGCCCTTCCGCACGGATTCCCGAACAGGGTCGCGCCAATATTTTGAATCTCGATCAGGGTCAGCTTGAGCAGTACCGTGACGCGGGATTGATTCACGCGCAGATTTATCCGGTGACCGTGACTGGCGTTTTGCCGCCCTTGCAACCGGTGCGAAATTTTATTGAAGATCGTTCGTGGAATCCGCTGAAAGAGCTTCTTAATAAAGTTATTCGTAATATCACAGGCTTTACAAGTTTTGATGGCTTCCTCAGTCGCCTGGGTTTGCACAAGTATCCCAAGGCCACTGATGCAGGTGTTTATGCGGTTCCTTATCCTGAAGGAAGTCGCCCTGATTATCGCATGGGATTTGGAGTTATTGAACGGGGTGGGGCCCAGGGTTTCACGTTCTCCTGCGCGGCTTGCCACTCCTCAGAGCTGTTTGGAAAAACCGTATTGGGTCTTACCAATCGATTTCCGCGAGCGAATGAATTTTTTGTGAAAGCAAAAAAGATCACGGGTTATTATAACTCTTGGTTCTTCCAGCACTGGACGGGAGCTTCGCAAAGTGAAGCGGCTTTGATGGATGAAGCCGTTCGAAACCTAGGACGAGTGGAAGTAAAGAATCCAATCATGGTGGGACTTGATACCTCATTGGCTCAGGTCGCTCTTTCATTGAATCGCCGTCAACAAGACGCCTATGCAACTCCTTCACCAGCTCTCGAACGCAATCCTCGTAAAGATCCTTTCTTGGATGACTATCCTGCGGACTCAAAGCCTGCGGTCTGGTGGAATCTGAAATATAAAAACCGCTGGCTTTCAGATGGCAGCGTGATTTCGGGAAATCCTATTTTCACAAATATTATCTGGAATGAAGTGGGCCGAGGTGCAGATCTGCGCGTTTTGGAAAATTGGCTTAGTCAGAACCAGCAAGTTGTTGATGAACTGACCGCAGCTGTATTTTCAGCGGAAGCTCCACGCATCACGGATTTCTTTCCGGCAGAGCGCATTGATGTGGGGCGTGCTAAAATTGGCGAACAGATTTTCAATAACACCTGTGCTCAATGTCACGGAGTTTATGAAAAGGCATGGAGTCTTCCAGGTTCAGAGACTTGGCCGAAAGAGATGCAGCTTCGCACCACAAAGGTGATTCCGCGCAGAGACACTCCTGTTGAGGAGGTCGGCACCGATCCCTATCGCCGTCTGGGGATGAAGTCACTAGAGCAGCTCAATAATCTGTCGATTTCCAGAAAAAATGGAATCGTTATCCAAGCACAGCCTGGTTATGTGCCGCCACCGTTGGTGGGTATTTGGGCTCGATGGCCTTATATGCACAACAACTCCATTCCAAGTCTTTGTGCCGTGTTGACGCCTGCGAAACAGCGTCCACAGGTTTATTATGCCGGCGAGGCGCGAGATAAAGAAAAAGATTTTGATTTTGAATGCAATGGATATCCTCTGGGTCCCAAGACACCTGCAGCTTGGAAAGAGGATGACTTTCTTTATGTCACCACTCGCCGCGGGATGAGCAATGCGGGCCACGACGAGGGGATCTTTCTGGAGCAGGGGCGTGAGATCCTGTCGGTTCAAGACAAGAAGGACTTAATTCAATATTTGCAAACTCTGTAG
- a CDS encoding DUF6279 family lipoprotein, with amino-acid sequence MNRVLLCLCLSFVFLTGCSRLDIAFRWADTYIASKVDDYFDISSKQSKELKNDINKDLQAIRTEVLPTWIERLKGIQKEVNDGPLSEDRVSFYFALFLKDIEQINSKFSDTAVDFIATTNPEQITYFTKAFHKKNMEDLEKFQDKAKFKSEYRDKYIDWFEMFIGSLNKEQKNMLEESLNTSPFPADLKVKNKEFVFQKFLRETSSTEQMKAFVKNYYSNPESYDLPEYREALAKYQKDMQKLVAQVLSTLTPEQKSSLKENLSEKIAQLHRIATRS; translated from the coding sequence ATGAACAGAGTCCTTTTGTGCTTGTGTCTGAGTTTCGTATTCTTAACAGGCTGCAGCCGTCTCGACATCGCCTTCCGCTGGGCCGACACCTATATTGCCTCCAAGGTTGATGACTACTTCGATATCTCTTCAAAACAAAGTAAAGAACTCAAGAATGACATCAACAAGGATCTGCAGGCCATCCGCACTGAAGTCCTGCCCACCTGGATTGAGCGCCTTAAGGGTATTCAAAAAGAAGTCAACGACGGCCCCCTCAGTGAAGACCGAGTGTCTTTCTATTTTGCCCTGTTCCTGAAAGACATCGAGCAGATCAATTCCAAGTTTTCAGACACTGCCGTCGATTTCATTGCGACCACCAACCCAGAGCAAATCACCTATTTCACCAAGGCCTTCCACAAAAAAAATATGGAAGATCTTGAGAAATTCCAAGATAAGGCCAAGTTTAAGTCTGAATACCGCGACAAATATATCGACTGGTTCGAAATGTTCATAGGCTCACTTAACAAAGAACAAAAAAATATGCTCGAGGAAAGCCTGAACACTTCGCCCTTCCCCGCGGATCTCAAAGTAAAGAATAAGGAATTCGTTTTCCAAAAGTTCCTACGGGAAACAAGCTCAACGGAGCAAATGAAGGCTTTCGTGAAAAACTACTACAGCAATCCCGAATCCTATGATCTTCCGGAATATCGCGAAGCCTTGGCCAAATATCAAAAAGACATGCAGAAATTAGTGGCGCAGGTTTTAAGTACTCTCACCCCAGAGCAAAAATCTTCTCTGAAAGAAAATCTCTCAGAGAAAATCGCGCAACTGCATAGAATAGCGACTCGCAGCTAG
- a CDS encoding Dps family protein, whose product MDRQQQQQNARNARMAPLRTPTDLGEKATKDISAALNLVLADVYSIYLKTKNFHWHMSGTHFRDLHLLLDEQAEQIFAMTDALAERVRKVGGTTLRSIGHIARLQRIPDNDAEFVTPQDMLSELCDDNRTLTAALRTAHEVCQEHRDIASAALIEVWIDESEKRSWFLYEATRQFHS is encoded by the coding sequence ATGGATCGACAACAGCAACAACAGAATGCTCGCAATGCTCGTATGGCTCCCCTACGCACTCCCACTGACTTGGGAGAAAAAGCCACAAAAGATATTTCCGCTGCGTTGAACTTAGTCTTGGCGGACGTCTACTCAATATATCTGAAAACAAAAAACTTCCACTGGCATATGAGTGGAACGCATTTCAGGGATCTGCACCTTCTGCTGGACGAACAAGCGGAGCAGATCTTCGCCATGACCGATGCTTTGGCAGAACGAGTCCGCAAGGTTGGTGGAACCACCTTGCGCTCTATTGGTCATATCGCCCGCTTACAAAGAATTCCAGATAATGACGCGGAGTTTGTGACACCTCAAGATATGCTGTCAGAGCTTTGCGATGACAACAGGACTTTAACGGCGGCTCTAAGAACCGCTCACGAGGTATGTCAAGAGCATCGCGATATTGCCAGTGCCGCACTGATTGAAGTTTGGATAGATGAAAGTGAAAAGCGATCCTGGTTCCTTTATGAGGCCACGCGCCAGTTTCATAGCTAG